The sequence below is a genomic window from Streptomyces sp. NBC_00582.
GTCCCGGCCGATCTCCTTGGCCTCACGGAAGTCGAAGGGGGTGCCCGCGACCTCGGCGAGCTCGCCCGTGGGGATCAGCCCCGGGCCGACGGGCGTGTAGCGGGCGGCGGCGATCGACAGCTCGTGGTCCGCGACCGGGCCGCTGCCCTCGCCGGCCAGGTTCCAGTAGACGTGGTTCGTCAGGTTGACCACCGTCGGGCGGTCGGTGGTGGCCTCGTAGTCGATCCGCCAGTCGCCGGCCGCGGTGAGGGTGTACGTCACCTCGACCGCGAGGGTGCCGGGGTGGCCCATCTCGCCGTCGGGGCTCGTCCGGGACAGCCGCAGGCCGACGTCCCCGCCCTCCTCGAAGGGTTCCACGTCCCAGACCCGGCGGTCGAAGCCCTCCGCCCCGCCGTGCAGGCTGTTCGGCCCGTCGTTGACGTCGACCTGGTGGGTCTCGCCGTCGAGGGTGTAGCGCCCGGCGCCGAGGCGGTTGCCGTAGCGGCCGATCAGCGCGCCGAAGTACGGGGTCTTCTCGACGTACTCCTCGATCGTGGCGAACCCGAGGCTGACGCCTGCGAGGCGGCCCTCGCGGTCGGGGATCTCCAGGGACCGCACGATCCCGCCGTAGGAGAGGACCTCCAGCCGGGTCCCGCCGTTCTCCAGCGCCCAGCTGTGGATCTCCGTGCCGTCGGCCAGCCTGCCGAACAGCGACTTCACCGGCATTGCGCCTCCCTGCTTCATGGGAAGGGCCCCGCCGCACGGCGGGGCCCGATCCGGTCTGCTCGATCGACCCGGTCTACGAACCGGACTTGCGCTTGTTCCACACGTCGAACCCGACCGCGGCCAGCAGGGCGAGGCCCTTGATGACCTGCTGCCAGTCGGTGCCGACGCTCAGCAGGTTCATGCCGTTGTTCAGAACACCGAGGACGAGACCACCGATGATCGCGCCGAGGACGGTGCCGACACCGCCGCTCATCGACGCGCCGCCGATGAACGACGAGGCGATCGCCTCGAGCTCGAAGTTCAGACCCGCCTTCGGCGAGGCCGCGTTGAGCCGGGCGGCGACGACCAGGCCCGCCAGGGCCGCGAGCACGCCCATGTTCAGGAAGACGTAGAAGGTGACCTTCTTGTCCTTGACGCCCGACAGCTTCGCGGCCGGCAGGTTGCCGCCGATCGCGTAGATGTGCCGGCCGAAGACGGCGTTGCGCATGACGTAGCCGTAACCGACCACCAGCACGCCGAGGATCAGCAGCACGATCGGCGCGCCCTTGTAGCTGGCGAGCAGCATGGTGACGGTGAGGATCGCGGCGACGATCGCGACGAGCTTGAGCAGGAAGAGGTTGCGGGGCGCCACGTCGAGCGAGAACTCCTGCTGGCGCTTGCGGTCACGGACCTCCTGGAGGACCACGAAGACCAGCAGGGCGATGCCCAGCAGCAGGGTGATGTTGTGGTAGTTCGTCTTCGGGCCGACCTCCGGCAGGAAGCCGTTGCCCATCTTCTGCAGGCCGTCCGGGAACGGGCCGAGGGTCTGGCCCTTCAGCAGGATCTCCGTCAGACCGCGGAAGAGCAGCATGCCCGCGAGGGTGACGATGAAGGACGGTATGCCGAGATAGGCGATCAGGAAGCCCTGCACCGACCCGGCCACCGCGCCCACGATCAGGCAGAGCAGCAGGGCGAGGGGCCAGGCCATGCTGTGCTGCACCATCAGCACGGCTGCGAAGGCGCCCACGAACGCGGTCAGTGAACCGACCGACAGGTCGATGTGGCCCGCGATGATCACCAGCATCATGCCGATCGCGAGGATCAGGATGTAGCTGTTCTGCAGCACCAGGTTGGAGACGTTGCGCGGCAGCAGCAGGTCGCCGCCGGTCCAGATCTGGAAGAGGACGACGATCAGACCGAGGGCGATCAGCATGCCGTACTGGCGCATGTTGCGGCGCAGTCCGCCCAGCACCAGCTGGAGGAGGCTGCCGTCGGACGATCCGCCGCTCTTGCCGGGCGGCGCGGCGGCCGGGACCTTGTCCGTGACTTCGGTGCTCATCGCGTTACCTCTTTGTCCTTCGTCATCTGACGCATCAGCACTTCCTGCGTGGCCTCGGCCCGCGGGACCTCGCCCGTGAGCCGCCCGGCGGCCATCGTGTAGATGCGGTCGCACATACCGAGCAGTTCGGGCAGCTCGGAGGAGATGAAGACGACCGCCTTGCCCTGGGCGGCCAACTGGTCGATGACCGTGTAGATCTCGTACTTGGCGCCGACGTCGATGCCGCGCGTCGGCTCGTCCAGGATCAGCACGTCCGGACCCGCGAAGATCCACTTGCTGAGGACGACCTTCTGCTGGTTGCCGCCGGACAGCTTGCCCACCGGCTCGAAGACGGTCGGCGCCTTGATGTTCATCGTCTTGCGGTAGCCCTCGGAGACCTGCCGCTCCTCGTGCTCGTCGACGATGCCCCGCTTGGCCACCTTGTTCAGCGCGGTCAGCGAGATGTTGCGGTTGATGGTGTCGATGAGGTTGAGGCCGTAGTGCTTGCGGTCCTCGGTGACGTACGCGATGCCGTGGTCGACCGCCTCCGCGACGGTCTTCGTACGGATCTCCTTGCCGTCCTTGAGGACCGTGCCGCCCGCGTACCGGCCGTACGTCCGCCCGAAGACGCTCATCGCGAGCTCGGTGCGGCCGGCGCCCATCAGGCCCGCGATGCCCACGATCTCCCCGCGCCGCACCTGGATCGACACGTCGTCGACGACCTTGCGCTGCTGGTCGATCGGGTGGTGCACGGTCCAGTTGCGGATCTCCAGGGCGGGAGCCGCGTCCACCTCCGCCTCGTGCGGGGTGCGCTCGGGGAAGCGGTGGTCGAGGTCACGGCCGACCATGCCGCTGATGATCCGGTCCTCGGTCGTCTCGGCCGCCTTGACGTCGAGCGTCTCGATGGACCGGCCGTCCCGGATGATCGTCACCGAGTCGGCGACCTTGCGGATCTCGTTGAGCTTGTGGGAGATGATGATCGAGGTGATGCCCTGCTTCTTCAGCTCCAGGATGAGGTTGAGGAGCTTGTCGCTGTCCTCGTCGTTGAGCGCCGCCGTCGGCTCGTCGAGGATGAGCAGCTTCACCTTCTTGGACAGCGCCTTGGCGATCTCCACGAGCTGCTGCTTGCCCACGCCGATGTCGGCGACGCGGGTCTCCGGGTGGTCGTCCAGACCGACCCGGCGCAGCAGTTCGGTGGCGTGCCGCAGGGTCTCGCGCCAGTCGATGAACCCGCCCTTGGCGTGCTCGTTGCCGAGGAAGATGTTCTCCGCGAGGGAGAGGTACGGCGACAGCGCCAGTTCCTGGTGGATGATGACGATGCCGCGGTGTTCGCTCGCCCGGATGTCCTTGAACGAGCAGACCTCTCCGTCGAAGAGGATCTCGCCCTCGTAGCTGCCGTGGGGATGGACGCCGGAGAGCACCTTCATCAAGGTGGACTTGCCGGCGCCGTTCTCACCGCAGATGGCGTGGACCTCGCCCTGGCGGACGGTCAGGGTGACGTCCGACAGCGCCTTGACGCCGGGAAAGGTCTTGACGATCGAGCGCATTTCCAGGACGGGTCCCGCCATGGTCGTGCCTTCCAATCAGTAGGTGCCGGTGGTTACTTGAGCTCGTCGGCGGTGTAGTAGCCGCCGTCCACCAGGACCTTCTCGTAGTTGGTCTTGTCGACGCTCACCGGCTGCAGCAGGTAGGCCGGGACGACCTTCGAGCCGTTGTCGTAGGTCTTGGTGTCGTTGGTCTCCGGCTTCTTGCCGTTGAGGACCGCGTCCACCATGTTCGCGGCGACCTTGGCGAGCTCACGGGTGTCCTTGTAGACGGTCTGCGTCTGCTCGCCCGCGATGATCGACTTCACCGACGCCAGCTCGGCGTCCTGGCCGGTGAGGACCGGCAGCGGCTTGCTCTTGGAGCCGTAGTCGTCCGACTTCAGCGCCGACAGGATGCCGATCGAGATGCCGTCGTACGGCGAGAGGACCGCGTCGACCTTCTTGTTCGTGTAGGCCTTGGTGAGGATGTCGTCCATGCGCTTCTGGGCGGTGGCGCCGTCCCAGCGCAGGGTGGTGACCTGGGTGAGCTGGGTGTCACCGGACTGGACGACGAGCTTCTTCTTGTCGATGTACGGCTGGAGCACGCTCATCGCGCCGTTGAAGAAGTACTTGGTGTTGTTGTCGTCGTTGGAGCCGGCGAACAGCTCGATGTTGAAGGGGCCCTTGCCGCTGGCCAGGCCGAGCTTGTCGACGATGTAGTTGGCCTGGAGCTCGCCGACCTTGGTGTTGTCGAACGACGCGTAGTAGTCGACGTTCGGCGTGCCGAGGATCAGGCGGTCGTAGGCGATGACCGGGATGTCCGCGTCCTTGGCCTGCTGCAGGACGTTGTTCAGGGACTTGTTGTCGATCGCGGCGACGATCAGCGCCTTCACGCCCTGGGTGATCAGGTTCTCGATCTGGGAGACCTGCTGGTCGGGGTCGTCCTCGCCGTAGACCAGCTTGGTCTTGTAGCCGGCGGACTGCAGGTTCTTGACGACGTTGTTGCCGTCGGCGATCCAGCGCTCGGAGGACTTGGTCGGCATCGCGATGCCGATCGTGCCGCCCTTGGCGCTGCCCTTCTCCTCCTTGCTGCCACCCTCGCTGTTCTGGCCGCAGGCGGTGAGCGTGAGGGCGAGGGAAGCGGCTCCGGCTATGGCGGCGAGTGCGGCTCTGCGGTTACGCATGATCATCATCCTTGATGTGTGGCAGGGCTCGGTCCCGCGGTACGGGGGCGCCCTGGAGGGACGCCGTGAAAAAGACCGAGAAGGAGGTGTGTGGGATTCTGCGCGCCTGTGTCGGCTTGTGTGAAGCGAGGTTTCCGGAACGTTATGACCGGGCGTCAAACCTGTTCAGTTCGCCGGGCAGGCGCGAGCCCAGCGGGGCCATGTCGCTGTCCGCTCCGTGCCGCGCGAGCAGGTCGAGCGCGAGCCGGCCGCGCCGGACCCGCTCCCGAGCGGTGGACAGGGTCAGATCCCTCATGTGGTGGCCGTAAGGGTAGATCCCCGGGGCCTTGGAGAGACCGAACTTCAGGTACAGAGGTGCGCCGCGCCGGATCAGCTCGGCCACTTCGTACATCCGGATGTACCCTCCGAGGTCGTCCGGTGCCTCGATGTACATGTCCATCGGGGCACCGGAGACCCGGCGGATCTCGGTGAGGTGGTCCAGCGTGAGATCGCTGGGCACATTGACCGAGTCGGCGCCGAGCCGTTCGTAGACGGCGTACGAGGCCGGGTTCACGGGGCCGATCAGCGCCGACACCTTCAGCGTCGTGTCGGCCGGGATGATCCCGGCCGTACGGGCCTGGTGCAGCGTCCACAGCACGCCCTCGTCGGCGACGAGGAGGCACTTCACGCCCAGCTCGGTGGCGCGCACGGCGTCCTCGACACAGCCGGCGACGGCGTCGTGCCCACGGGCGCGCAGGCCCCCGCCGCGCGAGTCGGTCCGGGTGGAGCCGCCGATGTCCCAGGTGCCGCGCGGCCCGGTGAACAGGCAGAGCTCGATGTCACGCTCACCGGTCGCGTCGACCATCTCGGTGATCTCGGCGTCGGTCAGCATCCACACGCCGCTGCCCTGGCTGATCCGGTGGATCGGCACGTCGAGCCGCGAGGCCTCCTTCAGGATGACGGCCAGCGCTTCGGGGCCCTCGCACGAGGGAACCTCGGTGCGCCAGCGGCCGCCGCCGGGGAAGGCGTGCGGCGAGGAGTCGGCGGGGTCGAGGGCGGGTGCGCCCAGGCCGAGTGCGGCGAGCGCCTGCTCACCGGGTCGACGGGCTGCCGGGGCGGAAGCGTCGGTCACAGGGTGTCCTTCGTGTTCGATATTTCGGACGAGGTTCGCGGCTCAGGGTGCGGGCGGGTCTGGGTGTACGCCGGTGCGGGGACCGTCAGGTCGCCCCCGCACCGGCGTACGACTTGAGGGGCGTACTGCTAGGGCCTGAGCAGCACCTTGCCCACCTTCGGGTCGCCGGATCCCACCAGGTCGATG
It includes:
- the mmsB gene encoding multiple monosaccharide ABC transporter permease — translated: MSTEVTDKVPAAAPPGKSGGSSDGSLLQLVLGGLRRNMRQYGMLIALGLIVVLFQIWTGGDLLLPRNVSNLVLQNSYILILAIGMMLVIIAGHIDLSVGSLTAFVGAFAAVLMVQHSMAWPLALLLCLIVGAVAGSVQGFLIAYLGIPSFIVTLAGMLLFRGLTEILLKGQTLGPFPDGLQKMGNGFLPEVGPKTNYHNITLLLGIALLVFVVLQEVRDRKRQQEFSLDVAPRNLFLLKLVAIVAAILTVTMLLASYKGAPIVLLILGVLVVGYGYVMRNAVFGRHIYAIGGNLPAAKLSGVKDKKVTFYVFLNMGVLAALAGLVVAARLNAASPKAGLNFELEAIASSFIGGASMSGGVGTVLGAIIGGLVLGVLNNGMNLLSVGTDWQQVIKGLALLAAVGFDVWNKRKSGS
- the mmsA gene encoding multiple monosaccharide ABC transporter ATP-binding protein, whose product is MAGPVLEMRSIVKTFPGVKALSDVTLTVRQGEVHAICGENGAGKSTLMKVLSGVHPHGSYEGEILFDGEVCSFKDIRASEHRGIVIIHQELALSPYLSLAENIFLGNEHAKGGFIDWRETLRHATELLRRVGLDDHPETRVADIGVGKQQLVEIAKALSKKVKLLILDEPTAALNDEDSDKLLNLILELKKQGITSIIISHKLNEIRKVADSVTIIRDGRSIETLDVKAAETTEDRIISGMVGRDLDHRFPERTPHEAEVDAAPALEIRNWTVHHPIDQQRKVVDDVSIQVRRGEIVGIAGLMGAGRTELAMSVFGRTYGRYAGGTVLKDGKEIRTKTVAEAVDHGIAYVTEDRKHYGLNLIDTINRNISLTALNKVAKRGIVDEHEERQVSEGYRKTMNIKAPTVFEPVGKLSGGNQQKVVLSKWIFAGPDVLILDEPTRGIDVGAKYEIYTVIDQLAAQGKAVVFISSELPELLGMCDRIYTMAAGRLTGEVPRAEATQEVLMRQMTKDKEVTR
- the chvE gene encoding multiple monosaccharide ABC transporter substrate-binding protein, with amino-acid sequence MRNRRAALAAIAGAASLALTLTACGQNSEGGSKEEKGSAKGGTIGIAMPTKSSERWIADGNNVVKNLQSAGYKTKLVYGEDDPDQQVSQIENLITQGVKALIVAAIDNKSLNNVLQQAKDADIPVIAYDRLILGTPNVDYYASFDNTKVGELQANYIVDKLGLASGKGPFNIELFAGSNDDNNTKYFFNGAMSVLQPYIDKKKLVVQSGDTQLTQVTTLRWDGATAQKRMDDILTKAYTNKKVDAVLSPYDGISIGILSALKSDDYGSKSKPLPVLTGQDAELASVKSIIAGEQTQTVYKDTRELAKVAANMVDAVLNGKKPETNDTKTYDNGSKVVPAYLLQPVSVDKTNYEKVLVDGGYYTADELK